The Peptococcaceae bacterium 1198_IL3148 genome contains a region encoding:
- a CDS encoding GntR family transcriptional regulator yields the protein MSQLLDNNKPIYMQVREKIEDQIVNNQLKEGDQAPSTNQLVNFYKINHATVSKGVNQLVEEGILYKKRGLGMFVAKGAKDKLIQKRKDAFVDQYIVGLVQEADKLGISVNEIVELINRVKGCE from the coding sequence TTGAGCCAACTGCTGGATAACAACAAACCAATTTACATGCAGGTGCGTGAAAAAATTGAAGATCAAATTGTCAATAACCAATTAAAGGAGGGCGATCAAGCCCCTTCCACCAATCAACTTGTCAATTTTTATAAAATTAACCATGCCACCGTATCAAAGGGTGTAAATCAGTTGGTGGAAGAGGGAATTCTGTATAAAAAGCGTGGCCTAGGTATGTTTGTGGCCAAGGGTGCCAAGGATAAACTGATCCAGAAAAGAAAGGATGCCTTTGTAGACCAATATATTGTTGGGCTAGTGCAAGAGGCAGATAAACTAGGTATTTCAGTAAATGAAATAGTTGAATTGATAAATAGGGTAAAGGGGTGTGAATAA
- a CDS encoding ATP-binding cassette domain-containing protein, whose amino-acid sequence MAFDVEINNLSLQYGHQEALKNISFKLESGKIYGLLGRNGAGKTSLLIYNRFLS is encoded by the coding sequence ATGGCCTTCGATGTTGAAATAAATAACCTTTCATTGCAGTATGGCCACCAGGAAGCTTTAAAAAATATTTCCTTTAAACTGGAAAGCGGAAAAATATATGGGTTACTAGGTAGAAATGGGGCCGGAAAGACTTCCCTCTTAATCTATAATCGCTTCCTTTCGTGA
- a CDS encoding ABC transporter ATP-binding protein, with amino-acid sequence MPNVIFVYQKDYKEESENVMSMLKDVERYRPHFDMQYAKQLVKKFNLPPDKAVKKLSKGMQSALNVTIGLASRTPITIFDEAYLGMDAPTRDIFYQELLADHQRHPRTIILSTHLVSEMDYLFDEVIIIDHGVLLVKEDYETLVTRGASITGSVEEVDQFVRGMKQLNVQQLGNTKSIMVYGDLSDEDRKRAAQRGLEIGPISLQDLFIHLTRVDD; translated from the coding sequence ATGCCAAATGTGATTTTTGTTTACCAAAAGGATTACAAAGAGGAATCAGAAAACGTTATGTCCATGCTTAAAGATGTTGAACGGTATCGGCCGCATTTCGATATGCAATATGCAAAACAGCTAGTAAAAAAATTTAACCTGCCACCGGACAAAGCTGTCAAAAAATTATCCAAAGGTATGCAATCTGCTCTCAATGTCACCATCGGATTAGCCAGCCGTACCCCCATCACAATCTTTGATGAGGCTTACCTGGGCATGGACGCACCAACCCGTGACATCTTTTATCAAGAATTATTGGCAGATCACCAAAGGCATCCCAGAACGATTATTTTATCGACCCATCTGGTCTCTGAAATGGATTATTTGTTTGATGAAGTCATTATCATCGATCACGGTGTCCTGCTAGTTAAAGAAGATTACGAAACCCTTGTCACCAGAGGCGCCTCAATTACTGGATCGGTTGAAGAAGTGGATCAATTTGTCCGGGGGATGAAACAATTAAATGTTCAGCAATTGGGAAATACCAAATCCATCATGGTTTATGGTGACTTATCTGATGAAGATAGAAAACGAGCAGCGCAAAGGGGACTGGAAATCGGCCCAATTTCCCTACAGGATTTATTTATTCATTTAACAAGGGTGGATGATTAA
- a CDS encoding PH domain-containing protein codes for MFFPSKKDLWLSLIIWGTIILCIVPPIVGGEYVALLIMLPIAVFMLWFWYTTGYQVADGDIVVKYGPIKKRVPIKEISKINKTKNPISAPALSMDRLEIIYGKHYDMVLISPVRQQEFIDLLLQENPDIRYAPTDLSQS; via the coding sequence ATGTTTTTCCCATCTAAAAAGGATTTATGGCTGTCTTTAATTATTTGGGGCACAATTATCCTTTGTATTGTGCCGCCAATAGTGGGGGGTGAGTATGTAGCCCTGTTGATAATGCTACCGATAGCAGTTTTTATGCTGTGGTTTTGGTATACCACCGGTTACCAGGTGGCTGATGGTGACATTGTAGTGAAATACGGGCCAATTAAAAAAAGAGTGCCCATAAAGGAGATCAGCAAGATTAATAAAACTAAAAATCCTATATCGGCACCGGCTTTATCAATGGATCGGCTGGAAATAATTTATGGTAAGCATTACGACATGGTGCTAATTTCACCGGTACGTCAGCAAGAGTTTATCGATCTGTTGTTGCAAGAGAACCCAGATATTCGGTACGCCCCTACAGATTTATCGCAATCTTAA
- a CDS encoding Cof-type HAD-IIB family hydrolase, with protein MNKPSVIFFDIDGTLLNHDKKLPATTETAIYKLKEQGHQVAIATGRAPFMFEDLRQQLAINTFVSYNGQYVVLNGEVVYKNPLPIPSLEKLTEVALGNGHPVVFMDHQDMKANVPEHTYIRESFDTLKINRFPSYDPNYYQGRPLYQALLFCAEGEEKQYQRQFTDFNFVRWHPVSVDILPKGGSKARGIKMIVEKLGFPAERQYAFGDGPNDLEMLSAIKNSVAMGNADERIKSVAKYVTKSVEDNGIVHGLQMVGLL; from the coding sequence ATGAATAAACCAAGCGTAATTTTTTTTGATATAGACGGCACTCTGCTTAACCATGATAAAAAACTGCCCGCCACAACCGAAACAGCAATTTATAAACTTAAGGAGCAGGGACATCAAGTGGCCATTGCAACGGGACGGGCCCCTTTTATGTTTGAGGATTTGCGCCAGCAATTGGCCATTAATACCTTTGTCAGTTATAACGGCCAATACGTGGTGTTAAATGGTGAAGTGGTATATAAAAATCCACTGCCAATCCCCTCCCTGGAAAAATTAACAGAAGTAGCCTTGGGCAACGGTCATCCGGTGGTCTTTATGGATCACCAGGATATGAAAGCCAATGTTCCAGAACATACCTACATTAGGGAAAGTTTTGACACCTTAAAAATCAACCGTTTCCCCAGCTATGATCCTAATTATTACCAAGGGCGCCCCCTATATCAAGCGCTACTCTTTTGTGCTGAGGGGGAAGAGAAACAATACCAGCGGCAATTTACCGATTTTAATTTTGTAAGATGGCATCCGGTTTCGGTGGACATTTTGCCCAAGGGCGGTTCTAAAGCCAGAGGGATAAAAATGATTGTTGAAAAGCTAGGTTTTCCTGCAGAACGGCAATATGCCTTTGGTGATGGGCCCAATGATTTAGAGATGCTTTCCGCTATAAAAAATAGCGTGGCCATGGGCAATGCAGATGAAAGGATAAAGTCGGTGGCAAAATATGTAACCAAATCCGTTGAAGACAATGGAATTGTTCATGGCCTGCAAATGGTCGGTCTATTATAA
- a CDS encoding RNA polymerase sigma factor, which yields MNINSLEQQIADYVIKHKERHYRLAFSYVKNVDDALDIVQESIYKALASKDTLKETSYLKTWFYRIIVNTALDFLRKQKRIGIMDEDVLTSLNGGTVDQYQDIDLQRALDGLPAQYRIVVILRYFEDLKLEEIAEILGENVNTIKTRLYRSLKKLRIQMNDEIKEDLA from the coding sequence ATGAATATAAATAGCTTGGAGCAACAAATTGCAGATTACGTGATCAAACATAAAGAACGCCATTATCGGCTGGCCTTTAGTTATGTAAAAAATGTTGATGACGCTTTAGATATTGTGCAGGAATCCATTTATAAAGCCCTGGCGTCCAAGGATACCTTGAAGGAAACCAGCTATTTAAAAACTTGGTTTTACCGCATAATTGTCAACACAGCTTTAGATTTTCTGCGGAAACAAAAACGGATTGGTATTATGGACGAAGATGTACTTACCAGCCTAAATGGTGGAACGGTAGATCAATATCAAGATATTGATCTGCAAAGGGCTTTAGATGGGTTGCCTGCCCAGTATCGTATCGTTGTAATATTAAGGTACTTTGAAGATTTAAAGCTAGAAGAAATTGCCGAAATTTTAGGTGAAAATGTCAACACCATTAAAACCCGTTTGTATAGATCACTTAAAAAGTTACGCATCCAAATGAATGATGAAATTAAGGAGGATTTAGCATGA
- a CDS encoding DUF3298 domain-containing protein, with translation MKDKKLDQLKKEYQNIPIPPELDFVVKKALRDGGTTKGNRLKRINKVVASVVASVVLLMAAVNVSPAVATTAAEVPVVGSIIKVLTFRNYTFNEDKFHADINVPKIEGLDNKALENSLNEKYLKENEQLYKQFMTEMKELKQQGGGYSAVNSGYQVKTDNERILSVARYVVVTKASATETVKYDTIDKQKQVLITLPSLFKDDSYIDIISQNIKEQMQTQMQTDEGKIYWINVPGEELLVEPFETISPEQNFYINPEGKLVVAFDEYQVAPGYMGTPEFIIPTEVIADILVGDQYIK, from the coding sequence ATGAAAGATAAAAAACTAGACCAACTGAAAAAAGAGTATCAGAATATTCCCATCCCCCCCGAACTGGACTTTGTAGTTAAAAAAGCATTAAGGGATGGCGGTACTACAAAGGGCAATCGGTTGAAAAGAATTAACAAAGTAGTTGCCTCAGTGGTGGCCTCGGTGGTACTACTGATGGCAGCAGTTAATGTTAGCCCTGCGGTGGCCACCACAGCAGCAGAAGTACCTGTTGTTGGTAGCATCATCAAGGTACTAACATTTAGAAATTACACCTTCAATGAAGACAAATTTCACGCAGATATTAACGTGCCCAAAATAGAAGGCCTTGACAATAAAGCGTTGGAAAATAGCTTAAACGAAAAGTACCTGAAGGAAAACGAACAATTATATAAACAATTTATGACCGAGATGAAAGAGCTAAAGCAGCAGGGCGGCGGTTATTCAGCGGTGAACAGTGGATACCAAGTTAAAACCGATAATGAGCGCATCCTTTCTGTGGCGCGTTATGTGGTGGTCACCAAGGCATCAGCAACAGAAACCGTTAAATATGACACCATAGATAAGCAAAAGCAAGTTTTAATAACTTTACCCAGCTTGTTTAAAGACGATAGCTATATAGATATTATTAGCCAAAACATTAAGGAACAAATGCAAACACAAATGCAGACCGATGAAGGAAAAATTTACTGGATTAATGTCCCCGGTGAGGAATTGCTGGTGGAACCCTTTGAAACCATATCTCCAGAACAGAATTTCTATATCAACCCAGAGGGTAAACTGGTAGTAGCCTTTGATGAGTACCAGGTGGCTCCAGGCTATATGGGTACACCGGAATTTATCATCCCCACTGAGGTAATAGCAGATATTTTAGTTGGGGATCAGTACATTAAATAA